A region from the Natronorubrum halophilum genome encodes:
- a CDS encoding Lrp/AsnC family transcriptional regulator produces the protein MVTAFIMIKANTGEADRLRDSIDGIEGVRSVHIVAGDVDLIAKAQVETPAAVKEISATRIQGIDGVESTQTYIAMD, from the coding sequence ATGGTAACAGCATTCATCATGATCAAGGCGAACACGGGCGAGGCGGATCGGCTCCGAGACAGCATCGACGGCATCGAGGGCGTTCGCTCCGTGCATATCGTCGCCGGGGATGTCGACCTCATCGCGAAAGCGCAGGTCGAGACCCCCGCCGCAGTCAAGGAGATTTCCGCGACCCGGATCCAGGGTATCGACGGCGTCGAGAGCACGCAGACGTACATCGCGATGGACTAA
- a CDS encoding RDD family protein, with protein MESDTDRTYCGVGIRGVAMFVDSFIWIFLTFIAMPFVGILTGNIETGNGTYADLEGTAAVFGLSLWFVLAISYHTVFEWKYGQTLGKYLVSIKVEHKNGGTLSLRESFLRNLLRLVDWLPIFYIAGIGVLFVSNRYQRIGDRVAGTVIVRT; from the coding sequence ATGGAGTCTGACACTGATCGCACTTACTGTGGCGTCGGTATCCGTGGAGTTGCCATGTTTGTCGATTCGTTTATTTGGATTTTTCTCACGTTCATTGCGATGCCATTCGTCGGGATTCTTACTGGGAACATTGAGACCGGAAATGGAACTTATGCGGACTTAGAAGGCACAGCGGCGGTTTTTGGACTTTCCTTGTGGTTTGTACTCGCAATCAGTTATCACACGGTTTTTGAGTGGAAGTACGGTCAAACACTTGGTAAATATCTTGTTTCAATCAAGGTAGAGCATAAAAATGGGGGGACACTCTCCCTTCGAGAGTCGTTTCTTCGAAATCTTCTCCGACTGGTTGATTGGCTTCCCATATTCTATATTGCCGGGATAGGAGTGTTGTTCGTATCTAACCGGTATCAACGAATTGGAGATCGCGTTGCGGGCACAGTTATTGTTCGAACGTAA
- the tmk gene encoding dTMP kinase: protein MLVTLEGLDGSGKTTVREGLQERYPDATFTREPTDDSWYGEAVYRSIEDDDADSLAELFLYTADHADHLSRVIEPALERGDLVISDRYSDSRFAYQGATLAASDRLDTEDPLEYVVDVHEPFSVAPDLTIYLDLDPETAAKRAGATNKFERAEYLEAVRENYERLIERDPERFVRIDATQGADAVLEEVQTVLADVVGDE from the coding sequence ATGCTGGTCACGCTCGAGGGACTGGACGGCAGCGGCAAGACGACGGTCCGGGAGGGGCTCCAGGAGCGGTATCCCGATGCGACGTTCACGCGCGAACCGACGGACGACTCGTGGTACGGCGAGGCCGTCTACCGGTCGATCGAGGACGACGACGCCGACTCGCTCGCGGAACTGTTCCTCTACACCGCCGACCACGCCGACCACCTCTCGCGGGTGATCGAACCGGCGCTCGAGCGCGGCGACCTCGTGATCTCGGATCGGTACTCCGACTCCCGGTTTGCCTACCAGGGGGCGACGCTCGCGGCCTCGGACCGACTCGATACCGAGGATCCGCTCGAGTACGTCGTCGACGTTCACGAGCCGTTCTCGGTCGCGCCCGACCTGACGATCTACCTCGATCTCGACCCCGAGACGGCCGCGAAACGCGCGGGCGCGACGAACAAGTTCGAGCGAGCCGAGTACCTCGAGGCGGTGCGGGAGAACTACGAGCGGCTCATCGAACGCGATCCGGAGCGGTTCGTTCGTATCGACGCGACGCAGGGGGCGGACGCGGTGCTCGAGGAAGTGCAGACCGTGCTGGCCGACGTCGTTGGTGACGAGTAA
- a CDS encoding complex I NDUFA9 subunit family protein produces MKVLVAGGTGFIGTNLCAKLHDRGHEVTALSRDPSGSDLPDGVDRAMGDVSAYDSIAAIVAGHDAVVNLVSLSPLYQPPSDTDHETVHLGGTANLVQAAEDGDVERFVQMSGLGADPNGPTDFLRAKGKAEGVVTDSHLEWTIFRPSVVFGDGGEFVEFTKQLTTPYVTGLPGGGETRFQPIWVGDLVPMLADALEDGRHVGEIYEIAGPQIVTLADATELAYAAEGRSVSIVSIPMSLAKLGLTAVGPVPFVPFGPDQARSLEQNNTVVTNDVTAFGVSEEELTTLGSYLGLEARRRPESRQQSV; encoded by the coding sequence ATGAAGGTCCTCGTCGCCGGCGGTACCGGTTTTATCGGAACGAACCTCTGTGCGAAACTCCACGACCGTGGCCACGAGGTGACGGCATTGTCCCGCGATCCGAGCGGTAGCGACCTTCCCGACGGCGTCGACCGTGCGATGGGCGACGTCAGCGCGTACGACTCCATCGCCGCCATCGTGGCGGGCCACGACGCCGTCGTCAACCTCGTCTCGCTCTCGCCGCTGTACCAGCCCCCGAGCGACACCGATCACGAGACCGTCCACCTCGGCGGTACGGCGAACCTCGTCCAGGCCGCCGAGGACGGCGACGTCGAGCGATTCGTCCAGATGAGCGGACTCGGGGCGGATCCTAACGGACCGACCGACTTCCTCCGAGCCAAGGGCAAGGCCGAGGGCGTCGTTACGGACTCACACCTCGAGTGGACGATCTTCCGTCCCTCCGTGGTCTTCGGCGACGGCGGCGAGTTCGTCGAATTCACCAAACAGCTTACGACCCCGTACGTGACCGGGCTTCCGGGCGGCGGCGAGACCCGGTTCCAGCCGATCTGGGTCGGCGATCTGGTTCCGATGCTCGCGGATGCGCTCGAGGACGGGAGACACGTCGGCGAAATCTACGAGATCGCCGGCCCGCAGATCGTCACCCTCGCGGACGCGACGGAACTCGCCTACGCGGCCGAGGGGCGGTCGGTCTCTATCGTCTCGATTCCAATGTCGCTGGCGAAACTCGGGCTGACGGCGGTCGGTCCCGTCCCGTTCGTCCCCTTCGGGCCGGACCAGGCCCGGTCGCTGGAGCAAAACAACACCGTCGTCACCAATGACGTGACCGCATTCGGCGTCTCGGAGGAGGAGCTAACGACGCTCGGTTCGTATCTCGGACTCGAGGCGCGGAGACGACCCGAGTCGCGACAACAATCGGTCTGA